A window from Rhizosphaericola mali encodes these proteins:
- a CDS encoding AMP-dependent synthetase/ligase — MISNATRLFDVLMPGNIEKLPEKLLCYKKNGEWTYYTPTKTRDLAFGLASYFISEKYNQGSTAEEKSKIGLICFSRPNWLVVDFAAQLTGALLVPLYPNISASEIIHIFNETEIKICFVGNMELYNLLESLKPEIPTLKRVYVFDDPTPENNWENIVHPFTPEVESKVSQNAKEIGEDDIATIIYTSGTTGMPKGVMLTHKNILSNVIMASQEVFSKFHLKQNKSLSFLPLNHILEKMLMYVYLYNEFSVSFAENIEKVAQNLQEVKPYVFVTVPRLLEKVYEKILQKGQELTGWKKNLFFWSIKLANQYDISGNNPFLYKLKLFIADKLIYSKWRAALGGNVQAIVVGGAACQQRLIKIFGAAKIVILEGYGLTETSPVIAVNRYENEDRKLGTVGRILKGVQVKFLEDGEILCKGDNVMKGYYKRPNETEEALADGWFHTGDIGEMENGFLKITDRKKEFLKTSGGKYVAPQPIENKLKENFLIEQIMLVGDSQKFVSALIVPNFPSLKEWASKHNIPFNNNQDLIKLPQVIEQYQAIIDKYNPSFNHVEQIKKFTLIADEWTVESGDLTPSVKMKRKVITKKYADLIAKFYEEKILV; from the coding sequence ATGATCTCTAACGCCACTAGACTTTTTGATGTATTAATGCCTGGAAACATTGAAAAACTTCCTGAAAAACTCCTTTGCTACAAAAAAAATGGAGAATGGACCTACTATACTCCAACAAAAACAAGAGATCTTGCATTCGGCTTAGCCTCTTATTTTATCAGCGAAAAGTATAATCAAGGATCAACGGCAGAAGAAAAATCCAAAATCGGTTTAATTTGCTTTTCCCGCCCTAATTGGTTGGTTGTTGATTTTGCAGCCCAATTAACAGGTGCATTATTAGTACCACTTTATCCAAATATAAGTGCTAGCGAAATCATTCATATTTTTAATGAAACAGAAATAAAAATTTGCTTCGTGGGTAATATGGAATTATATAACCTGCTCGAAAGTTTAAAACCGGAGATACCTACACTAAAACGAGTGTATGTTTTTGATGACCCAACTCCAGAAAATAATTGGGAAAATATAGTTCATCCATTTACACCAGAAGTTGAAAGTAAAGTATCCCAAAATGCAAAAGAAATTGGGGAAGATGATATTGCGACGATCATATATACCTCTGGGACGACAGGTATGCCTAAGGGGGTGATGCTCACACATAAAAATATTTTGAGTAATGTAATTATGGCATCCCAAGAAGTTTTTTCAAAATTTCACCTCAAACAAAACAAATCATTAAGTTTTTTACCATTGAACCATATTTTGGAAAAAATGCTGATGTATGTTTATTTGTATAATGAATTTTCAGTATCATTCGCAGAGAATATTGAAAAAGTCGCACAAAATTTACAGGAAGTTAAACCTTATGTTTTTGTAACGGTTCCTCGCCTACTAGAAAAAGTATATGAAAAGATTTTACAAAAAGGCCAAGAACTAACAGGTTGGAAAAAAAATCTTTTTTTCTGGTCGATTAAATTGGCTAATCAATATGACATTTCAGGAAATAATCCTTTTTTATATAAATTAAAACTATTTATCGCTGACAAATTGATCTATAGTAAATGGCGTGCCGCACTTGGTGGGAATGTACAAGCTATAGTTGTCGGTGGTGCTGCGTGCCAACAAAGGCTTATTAAAATTTTTGGCGCCGCGAAAATTGTTATTCTTGAAGGATATGGACTTACAGAAACTTCACCAGTAATAGCTGTAAATCGTTACGAGAATGAAGATCGTAAATTAGGTACCGTTGGAAGAATTTTGAAAGGAGTTCAAGTTAAATTTCTAGAAGATGGAGAAATTCTTTGTAAGGGTGATAATGTTATGAAAGGATACTACAAAAGACCAAATGAAACGGAAGAAGCACTTGCGGATGGTTGGTTTCACACAGGTGATATTGGAGAAATGGAAAATGGTTTCTTAAAAATCACAGATCGTAAAAAGGAATTTTTAAAAACTTCTGGGGGTAAGTATGTCGCACCACAACCCATTGAAAATAAATTAAAGGAAAACTTTCTAATCGAACAGATTATGTTGGTTGGAGATAGTCAAAAATTTGTTTCTGCATTGATAGTTCCTAATTTTCCATCATTAAAAGAATGGGCATCAAAACATAATATACCATTTAACAACAATCAAGATTTAATAAAATTGCCACAAGTAATTGAACAATATCAAGCAATTATTGACAAATACAATCCTAGTTTCAATCATGTAGAACAAATTAAAAAATTTACTTTGATTGCGGACGAATGGACGGTGGAATCTGGAGACTTAACTCCTAGCGTAAAAATGAAACGCAAAGTTATTACAAAAAAATACGCGGATTTAATTGCCAAATTCTATGAAGAGAAGATTCTAGTATAA
- a CDS encoding SRPBCC domain-containing protein, producing the protein MLLEKGTFVEAQMLIRKPVDLVFNAFIDPEITTNFWFTHSSGKIYLHKEVEWIWEIYQVATPVLVTELIFNEKISIDWRKPATKVDFLFKKISDDATYVTINHYGFTENGAELVEKIKDSTGGFTTVLDGLKAFLEYGINLHLIGDKFLH; encoded by the coding sequence ATGTTATTAGAAAAAGGAACTTTCGTCGAAGCCCAAATGTTGATTAGAAAACCCGTGGATCTTGTATTCAATGCATTTATCGATCCAGAAATTACAACCAATTTTTGGTTTACACACTCTAGTGGCAAAATATATTTGCACAAAGAAGTGGAGTGGATATGGGAAATTTATCAAGTTGCCACACCTGTTTTGGTCACAGAACTTATCTTTAACGAAAAAATTTCTATTGATTGGCGCAAGCCAGCTACCAAAGTGGACTTTCTCTTCAAAAAAATAAGCGATGACGCGACCTACGTTACTATAAATCACTATGGATTTACTGAAAATGGCGCAGAATTAGTAGAAAAAATTAAAGATTCTACAGGTGGATTCACCACCGTATTAGACGGATTAAAAGCGTTTCTCGAATATGGTATAAATCTACACCTCATCGGAGATAAGTTTCTACATTAA
- a CDS encoding SprT-like domain-containing protein: protein MKKKIEHPLSALAQFLPEGSFETVIDYLNKFKVVLTVTNERKTILGDYRNALRDKNHRISVNGNLNKYSFLITLLHELAHLLTFEQYGNKVFPHGNEWKANYSGILVEFVQLNIFPKDILIQLRKSIQSPSASCGGEVDLMRVLRNYDVQKEGFVLVENIPQGQLFADNKGRIFRKGDQVRKRFRCLEIATGLVYLFHPVYEVRLIQPND, encoded by the coding sequence ATGAAGAAAAAAATAGAACATCCGCTTAGTGCATTAGCACAATTTTTACCGGAAGGTAGTTTTGAAACGGTTATTGATTATCTGAATAAATTTAAGGTAGTATTGACCGTGACCAATGAAAGAAAGACGATTTTAGGAGATTATCGCAATGCATTAAGGGATAAAAATCATCGCATCAGTGTCAATGGTAATTTGAATAAATATTCTTTTCTAATTACACTTTTGCATGAGTTAGCGCATTTGCTGACATTTGAACAATATGGGAATAAGGTTTTCCCTCATGGAAATGAGTGGAAAGCCAATTATTCTGGGATTTTAGTAGAATTTGTTCAGCTGAATATTTTTCCAAAAGATATTCTTATTCAATTACGAAAATCAATTCAAAGTCCATCAGCAAGCTGTGGTGGAGAGGTCGATTTGATGCGTGTTTTGCGTAATTATGATGTACAAAAAGAAGGCTTTGTTTTAGTAGAAAATATTCCACAAGGTCAATTATTTGCAGATAATAAAGGACGTATTTTCCGAAAAGGAGATCAGGTGCGCAAAAGATTTAGATGTTTAGAAATTGCAACAGGATTAGTGTATTTATTTCATCCCGTGTATGAAGTGAGATTGATTCAGCCAAATGATTGA
- a CDS encoding electron transfer flavoprotein subunit alpha/FixB family protein encodes MSVLVYIEPIKDKIKKAAIESVSYASQVAQLLNTSVTAIAFNASEETIKEISNVGAEKVLNISDSAITTINIKSLAKGVIAAAKEENVNVIIFSFDGSGQSVAPYVASNLKAGLVAGATELPKVEGNKLEVRKNVFSGKASAIYSIESAFKIISVMPNSIEIASNPKSAEVVAFAPSTDLKDGVQLKNFKVNDDVAHGGVPLPDAELVVSGGRGLKGPENWGIVEDLAHALGAATACSRPVADADWRPHHEHVGQTGLAIRPNLYIAIGISGAIQHLAGVNGSKTIVVINNDPEAPFFKNADYGIVGDAFSVVPKLTEAIKKIKAN; translated from the coding sequence ATGAGTGTATTAGTATATATAGAACCAATTAAAGATAAAATTAAAAAAGCAGCTATTGAATCTGTAAGTTATGCAAGTCAAGTAGCACAGCTTTTGAATACATCCGTTACTGCTATAGCTTTTAATGCTAGTGAAGAAACGATTAAAGAAATTAGTAATGTTGGAGCTGAGAAAGTATTGAACATTTCTGATAGTGCCATTACGACAATCAATATAAAATCATTAGCAAAAGGAGTTATTGCCGCAGCTAAAGAAGAAAATGTAAATGTTATAATTTTCTCATTCGATGGTTCAGGTCAATCCGTTGCTCCTTATGTAGCATCTAACCTTAAAGCTGGTTTGGTTGCAGGCGCAACAGAATTACCAAAAGTTGAAGGGAACAAATTAGAAGTCAGAAAAAATGTTTTCTCAGGGAAAGCTTCTGCTATCTATTCAATTGAAAGTGCTTTCAAAATTATTTCGGTAATGCCAAATTCAATTGAGATTGCTAGTAATCCCAAATCCGCGGAGGTTGTTGCATTTGCACCATCTACAGATTTGAAAGATGGAGTCCAATTGAAAAACTTCAAGGTGAACGATGACGTCGCTCACGGTGGTGTACCACTTCCAGATGCAGAATTAGTTGTTAGTGGGGGTCGTGGATTGAAAGGTCCTGAAAACTGGGGAATTGTGGAAGATCTTGCCCACGCATTAGGTGCTGCAACTGCCTGTTCTCGCCCAGTAGCAGATGCTGATTGGCGTCCACACCATGAACATGTCGGACAAACGGGTTTGGCTATTCGACCTAATTTGTATATTGCTATTGGTATTTCTGGTGCGATCCAACATCTTGCTGGTGTCAATGGTAGCAAAACTATTGTTGTAATAAATAATGATCCAGAAGCACCTTTTTTCAAAAATGCCGATTATGGAATCGTCGGTGATGCATTCTCAGTAGTTCCTAAATTAACAGAAGCGATTAAGAAGATAAAAGCTAATTAA
- a CDS encoding acyl-CoA-binding protein, whose translation MADIALLEKAAEESKTLPSKPDNETLLKLYSLYKQAKEGDAPEKGEYNMFDFVAKAKHQAWLQMKGTSSEQAADDYIALVKHLKETL comes from the coding sequence ATGGCAGATATCGCATTATTAGAAAAAGCAGCGGAAGAAAGCAAAACGCTTCCTAGTAAACCAGACAACGAAACTTTATTAAAGTTGTATAGTCTGTACAAACAGGCAAAAGAGGGTGATGCTCCCGAAAAAGGAGAATATAATATGTTTGATTTTGTAGCCAAAGCAAAACATCAAGCTTGGTTGCAAATGAAAGGTACCTCCTCCGAGCAAGCAGCTGACGACTATATTGCCTTAGTCAAGCATTTAAAAGAAACTTTATAA
- a CDS encoding GNAT family N-acetyltransferase: protein MDNKKIINNTNLMRFEIESDNLLAHLDYRKEGESLAFMHTYVPMQWRGKGVAAELTKEAFEFAKSESKKVKIYCSYVASYVAAHPEYQGFVV, encoded by the coding sequence ATGGATAATAAAAAGATCATAAATAATACCAATTTGATGCGATTTGAAATAGAATCGGACAATTTATTGGCACATTTAGATTATCGAAAAGAGGGTGAATCGTTGGCATTTATGCACACTTACGTACCTATGCAATGGAGAGGAAAAGGCGTTGCAGCAGAATTAACAAAAGAAGCATTTGAATTTGCAAAATCAGAAAGTAAAAAAGTGAAAATTTATTGCTCTTATGTTGCATCATATGTTGCTGCTCATCCAGAATATCAAGGGTTTGTCGTCTAA
- a CDS encoding SGNH/GDSL hydrolase family protein — protein MKNKYINIALASSILYLSSCTPKTDVPAATKGDIDVSKYVAIGNSITSGFADAALYYDGQIVSYPNLLAKQFMEIGGGTFTQPLVPQNSVGIGSTGNAKLILGIVDGELSPIPAAASGDSSIWRTSVAASGPFNNMGVPGAKATTTVYPGYGNPLLGAGNYNPYFYRMTTAPTTASILSDAASQAPTFFSMFIGSNDVLAYALTGGASDAITPIAGAAGIGFDASIDAIVNTMTANGAKGVIANIPDITTIPFFTTVPYNPLTSAVLGNKDTAAGSATITALNAGLYGPLKQALTAFGAGDRINLLSASASNPLLIKDSTLPNLSLQLTAALTPSLGALTATVFGQIYGQARQATANDYILLSSKSAIGATIATAPSTSINKNGISYPMASQYVLTQAEAAAIKTATTAFNAKLKAVAESKSLAFVDVNAFLAKVKETGIHYNGRDITATFVTGGAFSLDGIHLTPLGNAMLANQFIDAINGTYGSTIKEIDASNYIGVKFP, from the coding sequence ATGAAAAACAAATATATAAATATAGCGCTAGCGTCCTCCATATTGTATTTATCGAGTTGTACTCCTAAAACGGATGTTCCGGCAGCCACTAAAGGCGATATAGATGTATCTAAATATGTAGCCATCGGTAACTCTATCACATCTGGTTTTGCAGATGCCGCATTGTATTACGATGGACAGATCGTATCTTATCCCAATCTTTTAGCTAAACAATTTATGGAAATTGGAGGTGGCACATTTACGCAACCATTAGTTCCACAAAACTCAGTAGGTATCGGTAGCACTGGAAATGCAAAATTAATTTTGGGTATTGTAGATGGAGAACTTTCTCCAATTCCTGCTGCTGCAAGTGGAGATTCAAGTATTTGGAGAACGAGTGTTGCGGCAAGTGGACCATTTAATAATATGGGCGTTCCCGGAGCTAAAGCAACTACAACAGTTTATCCTGGTTATGGTAATCCATTATTGGGAGCTGGGAATTATAATCCATATTTCTATAGAATGACGACTGCGCCCACTACTGCATCCATATTATCAGATGCCGCTTCACAGGCTCCCACTTTTTTTAGTATGTTTATTGGAAGTAATGATGTACTAGCATATGCACTAACTGGAGGAGCTTCTGACGCTATCACTCCAATCGCTGGTGCTGCAGGTATTGGATTTGATGCAAGTATCGACGCTATAGTCAATACGATGACAGCAAATGGAGCGAAAGGAGTTATTGCTAACATTCCAGACATTACAACCATTCCATTTTTCACAACAGTACCATATAATCCATTAACATCAGCCGTATTAGGAAATAAAGATACCGCAGCAGGTTCTGCTACAATAACAGCATTAAATGCAGGATTATATGGTCCATTAAAACAAGCTTTGACTGCATTTGGCGCAGGAGATCGAATAAATTTATTATCTGCATCAGCGTCTAATCCATTGCTTATAAAAGATTCAACACTACCAAATTTATCCTTACAATTAACTGCGGCATTAACGCCAAGTTTGGGAGCTTTAACAGCTACCGTATTTGGACAAATTTATGGTCAAGCAAGACAAGCGACTGCGAATGATTATATTTTATTATCCTCTAAATCAGCAATAGGTGCTACTATCGCAACTGCACCATCAACATCTATTAATAAAAATGGGATATCCTACCCTATGGCTAGTCAGTATGTATTGACTCAAGCAGAAGCTGCGGCGATTAAAACGGCAACGACAGCATTTAATGCCAAGTTAAAAGCCGTTGCGGAAAGCAAAAGTCTAGCATTCGTTGACGTAAATGCTTTTTTAGCTAAAGTTAAAGAAACGGGCATACACTATAATGGACGTGATATCACTGCTACATTTGTAACTGGTGGGGCATTTTCTTTAGATGGAATTCACCTTACACCTTTGGGTAATGCGATGCTTGCTAATCAGTTCATCGATGCGATCAACGGAACTTATGGTTCGACTATAAAAGAAATAGATGCGTCTAACTATATCGGAGTTAAATTCCCTTAA
- a CDS encoding VOC family protein, which produces MAKINVYLNFKGNCEEAFNFYKAAFEKEFTFIGRFKDMPPSEDMPPMAPEIAEKIMHVSMSINDGNQLFGSDVIDGFCGDYQYNPGNNISISIDASSKEEADKLFTQLSEGGMVTMPIADTFWGAYFGALIDQFGIGWMVNFDYQK; this is translated from the coding sequence ATGGCAAAGATCAACGTCTATCTCAATTTTAAAGGAAATTGTGAAGAAGCTTTTAATTTTTATAAAGCCGCATTTGAAAAAGAATTCACATTTATCGGTAGGTTTAAAGATATGCCGCCATCCGAAGATATGCCGCCAATGGCCCCAGAAATAGCGGAAAAAATCATGCACGTTTCCATGTCTATCAATGATGGCAATCAGCTTTTTGGTAGTGATGTTATTGATGGATTCTGTGGTGATTATCAATACAATCCAGGCAACAATATTTCCATTTCCATTGATGCCTCATCCAAAGAAGAGGCGGATAAGTTATTCACTCAATTGTCCGAAGGAGGCATGGTTACGATGCCGATTGCAGATACATTTTGGGGAGCCTATTTTGGCGCGCTTATAGATCAATTTGGAATCGGTTGGATGGTCAACTTTGACTATCAGAAATAA
- a CDS encoding DUF2147 domain-containing protein — MKHLKKVLLVLIITLSFSSLFAQETGITGDWFNDSKEGKVEIYEAKDGKYYGKLVWIKEPLENGKPKLDKKNKDESLRSKPLIGLLLLKGFTKDGDIYTGGTIYDPQSGKTYACKITPKDANTLSIRGYIGVSLIGRTTVWTRTTK; from the coding sequence ATGAAACATTTGAAAAAAGTACTATTAGTATTAATTATCACTTTGAGTTTTTCTAGTTTGTTTGCCCAAGAGACGGGTATTACAGGAGATTGGTTCAATGATTCCAAAGAAGGTAAAGTAGAAATTTATGAAGCAAAAGATGGAAAATACTATGGAAAATTAGTTTGGATTAAAGAACCATTGGAAAATGGTAAACCTAAATTAGACAAAAAAAATAAAGATGAATCTTTACGTTCTAAACCACTAATTGGATTGTTACTATTGAAAGGTTTTACTAAGGATGGTGATATTTATACTGGCGGAACTATTTATGATCCTCAAAGTGGTAAAACTTATGCTTGTAAAATCACACCAAAAGATGCTAATACTTTGTCTATCAGAGGTTATATCGGCGTTTCGTTAATAGGTCGCACTACAGTGTGGACCAGAACTACTAAATAA
- a CDS encoding AtpZ/AtpI family protein, translated as MEKKNNQNLIQKYLGLAAQFIAAILIGVFLGKFLDKKFSSGKYLFTWILPMLFIFAILFSVVRDVFKDK; from the coding sequence TTGGAAAAAAAGAATAATCAAAATCTTATTCAGAAATATTTAGGACTCGCTGCTCAATTTATCGCGGCAATTTTGATTGGTGTATTTTTAGGGAAGTTTTTAGATAAGAAGTTTAGTTCGGGTAAATATTTATTTACGTGGATATTGCCAATGCTCTTTATTTTTGCAATTCTGTTTTCGGTCGTAAGAGACGTTTTTAAAGATAAATAA
- a CDS encoding NAD-dependent succinate-semialdehyde dehydrogenase, with protein MKPYKHLLFRQSFINGKWTKESDKNFDVVNPSTDKKIISVYDNSEKSIKKAIDAAYLSMPKWKALAAKDRSTILLKWFDLIHANKEAIATIMTLESGKPYQESLGEINYGAAFIQWFAEEAKRMYGDIIPGFSADKRIAVIRQPIGVVGAITPWNFPLAMITRKIAPALAAGCSVVVRPSELTPLTALAINKLAHDAGFPNGVINTVVGLDASKMGLALCESDKVAKISFTGSTRVGQILSAQSAQTLKKLSLELGGNAPMIIFEDADIDAAIKGTIAGKFRFSGQTCVCVNRILVHENIYETFVKKFTSAVKDLVIGDGFAKNTQIGPVINQKAIEKAQFFVKDAVSKGGKIKTGGKIRKGLFFEPTVIADATEDMNFAQEEIFGPIAPIFKFSTDQEAIDMANNTIFGLASYFYSKDINRIIKVSEALEYGIVGVNEGLISSEVVPFGGVKYSGTGREGSKYGIEDYTELKYICVGGVQ; from the coding sequence ATGAAGCCGTATAAGCATTTACTTTTTCGCCAATCTTTTATCAATGGAAAATGGACTAAAGAATCAGATAAAAATTTTGATGTAGTCAATCCCTCTACGGATAAAAAAATCATCTCCGTTTATGATAATAGCGAAAAATCTATTAAAAAAGCGATTGATGCAGCCTATCTAAGTATGCCCAAGTGGAAAGCGCTTGCTGCGAAAGATCGCTCAACAATTTTACTAAAATGGTTTGATCTTATTCATGCAAATAAAGAAGCCATCGCAACGATTATGACGCTAGAGTCTGGCAAACCTTATCAAGAAAGTTTGGGTGAAATAAATTATGGTGCAGCATTTATACAATGGTTTGCCGAAGAAGCAAAGCGCATGTATGGAGACATCATTCCAGGCTTTAGTGCAGATAAAAGAATAGCGGTCATTCGCCAACCTATCGGCGTCGTTGGAGCAATTACACCATGGAATTTTCCATTGGCAATGATTACTCGAAAAATTGCGCCAGCGCTTGCTGCAGGTTGCTCTGTGGTCGTTCGACCTAGCGAATTAACGCCATTGACGGCCTTAGCAATTAACAAATTGGCACATGATGCAGGATTTCCTAATGGCGTAATTAATACAGTTGTTGGTTTGGATGCATCGAAAATGGGATTAGCTTTATGCGAAAGTGATAAAGTTGCCAAAATTTCCTTCACAGGTTCTACACGTGTAGGGCAAATATTGAGTGCACAGAGTGCACAAACTTTGAAAAAATTGAGTTTGGAATTAGGCGGAAATGCCCCCATGATCATATTCGAAGATGCAGATATCGACGCTGCAATAAAAGGAACGATTGCAGGGAAATTTAGATTTTCTGGACAGACTTGCGTCTGTGTGAATCGCATTTTAGTACATGAAAATATTTACGAAACATTTGTAAAAAAATTCACTTCTGCCGTAAAAGATTTAGTTATCGGTGATGGTTTTGCAAAAAATACACAAATCGGTCCTGTCATCAATCAAAAAGCAATTGAAAAAGCCCAATTTTTTGTAAAAGACGCCGTTTCAAAAGGTGGAAAAATAAAAACCGGTGGTAAAATCCGCAAAGGATTATTTTTTGAACCAACGGTCATCGCAGACGCAACGGAGGATATGAACTTTGCACAAGAAGAAATATTCGGCCCCATCGCACCTATATTCAAATTTTCAACAGATCAAGAGGCGATTGACATGGCCAATAATACTATTTTCGGATTAGCTTCTTATTTTTATAGTAAAGATATTAATCGCATTATTAAAGTATCCGAAGCCTTAGAATATGGTATCGTCGGCGTTAATGAAGGTCTTATTTCATCCGAAGTCGTCCCATTTGGCGGAGTTAAATATTCCGGAACTGGACGAGAAGGTTCCAAATATGGGATTGAAGATTATACCGAGTTAAAATATATCTGCGTCGGTGGAGTGCAATAA
- a CDS encoding GNAT family N-acetyltransferase produces the protein MEIVQIDNKSKGFFKAIENQKQAGSLIYSKPNDHLIVIEHTEVKEGFQGRGVGLKLVLEAVDFARAKHLKILPECPYAKSVFEKRDDLQDVLA, from the coding sequence ATGGAAATCGTACAAATTGATAACAAATCAAAAGGCTTTTTTAAAGCGATTGAAAATCAAAAACAAGCAGGTTCGCTTATTTACAGTAAGCCAAATGATCATTTGATCGTTATTGAACACACAGAAGTAAAGGAAGGTTTTCAAGGTCGAGGAGTCGGTTTAAAATTGGTATTAGAGGCTGTCGATTTTGCTAGAGCAAAACATTTGAAAATTTTACCAGAATGTCCGTATGCTAAAAGTGTATTTGAAAAGCGCGATGATTTACAAGATGTATTAGCGTAA
- a CDS encoding OmpP1/FadL family transporter, translated as MKKLILSLVSFVPMAIFAQGYQLNLQSVKQSGMGGVGAAGTLNATSLYYNPGSSAFLEQNSIAAGVSGVASYGTFTDKASGNETKASNPFVTPFNANILLGNPAGRIRYGLSIYTPFGSTMKWNDNFTGHYEITKISLISVAFQPTVSFKVTDHFGIGAGFVYGYGHITLDKDLPINESDGSFATGNISTKANSYGYNIGAYYKFSEKFSIGATYRSALKMKANNGKADFDVPASLASQFPDQKITARLPLPNNWTFGVKYTPNNKWMFAADFMTSNWKPYDTITIHYTEQTANLTDTKLVRLYKRGYSYRLGAQYTVDDQWQVRAGISYNKSPIPNDLVNPDVPDANRVIPSVGLSFRTSNKFVLDASFLYEHIKRSGENRLSHINGDYKFNLFIPSVGFTYQL; from the coding sequence ATGAAAAAACTGATATTAAGCCTAGTATCATTTGTACCGATGGCCATTTTTGCCCAAGGATATCAACTTAATCTACAGAGTGTTAAACAATCTGGGATGGGTGGAGTCGGTGCAGCAGGCACACTTAATGCCACTAGTTTGTACTATAATCCAGGAAGTTCTGCATTTCTAGAACAAAATTCAATTGCTGCTGGTGTAAGTGGCGTTGCCTCCTACGGAACATTCACAGATAAAGCCTCTGGTAACGAGACTAAGGCTAGCAACCCATTCGTTACACCATTCAATGCCAATATATTGTTAGGAAATCCTGCTGGTAGGATTCGCTATGGTCTATCCATTTATACGCCATTTGGGAGTACTATGAAATGGAATGATAATTTTACAGGACACTATGAAATAACTAAAATATCTTTAATATCTGTAGCATTTCAACCTACCGTAAGTTTTAAAGTAACAGATCATTTTGGTATTGGTGCTGGTTTTGTTTATGGTTATGGTCATATCACATTGGATAAAGACCTACCGATTAATGAATCTGATGGAAGTTTTGCTACTGGTAATATCAGTACTAAAGCAAATAGTTATGGTTACAACATTGGTGCATACTATAAATTTTCCGAAAAATTCTCCATCGGAGCTACTTATCGTTCTGCATTAAAAATGAAAGCGAATAATGGTAAGGCAGACTTTGATGTGCCAGCTTCTTTGGCATCACAATTTCCAGATCAAAAAATTACAGCAAGATTACCACTGCCAAACAACTGGACATTCGGTGTAAAGTATACGCCCAACAACAAATGGATGTTCGCTGCAGACTTTATGACGTCTAATTGGAAACCGTATGATACAATTACAATTCATTACACAGAACAAACAGCGAATCTTACAGATACTAAACTTGTAAGACTGTACAAAAGAGGATACTCTTATAGATTAGGTGCGCAATATACAGTTGATGACCAGTGGCAAGTTCGTGCGGGTATATCTTATAATAAATCACCCATTCCAAATGATTTAGTAAACCCAGATGTACCAGATGCAAACAGAGTTATACCTTCTGTTGGTTTGAGTTTTAGAACTTCTAATAAATTTGTTCTTGATGCATCATTCTTATACGAGCATATAAAGAGATCAGGTGAGAATAGATTGTCACATATTAATGGAGACTATAAATTTAATTTATTTATCCCAAGTGTAGGCTTTACTTACCAATTATAA
- a CDS encoding acyl-CoA thioesterase, with protein MKNIFYEGQVLWSMIDANGHLRHSAYADFAAQARVNVLEKLGVSRQLFENKLGPILFREEIIYLKEIRINETIKVSVELTKSKKDHSKYSILCSIFNAENILSSEIRVDGAWLDLDKRKLGKLPEEINIAFEKFPKSSSFHYEDIQY; from the coding sequence ATGAAAAATATTTTTTACGAAGGACAAGTTTTATGGTCAATGATTGATGCCAATGGACATTTGAGACATTCTGCCTACGCAGATTTTGCTGCACAAGCAAGAGTAAATGTTTTAGAAAAACTTGGCGTATCACGACAATTATTTGAAAATAAATTGGGTCCAATTCTTTTTCGAGAAGAAATAATTTACTTGAAAGAAATAAGGATAAATGAGACAATTAAAGTTAGCGTAGAGTTAACCAAATCCAAAAAAGATCATTCAAAATACTCTATACTTTGTTCTATATTTAATGCAGAAAATATACTATCTTCAGAAATTAGAGTGGATGGAGCTTGGTTAGATTTAGATAAACGCAAACTTGGAAAATTACCAGAAGAAATAAATATTGCCTTTGAAAAATTTCCTAAATCATCTTCATTTCACTATGAGGATATTCAATATTAA